A genomic window from Candidatus Methylacidiphilum fumarolicum includes:
- a CDS encoding dodecin → MSEKVYKIVHVIGTSSESIQHAVRNAIERANKTLRNLDWFEVKEIRGSVNKEGEPLFQVEVRIGFRLED, encoded by the coding sequence ATGTCAGAAAAAGTATATAAGATCGTTCATGTCATTGGCACTTCCAGCGAAAGCATCCAACATGCGGTTCGCAATGCTATAGAAAGAGCAAATAAAACACTTCGTAATTTGGATTGGTTCGAGGTCAAAGAGATTAGAGGATCGGTTAATAAAGAGGGAGAACCTCTCTTTCAAGTAGAGGTAAGAATAGGCTTTAGGCTAGAAGACTGA
- a CDS encoding nucleoside deaminase: protein MKNEDNPEFWLRLAFELAKYGSEQGEGGPFGAVVVLQGEAIGLAHNEVLSTQDPTAHAEILAIRRAAKKLAKFDLNGTIIYCSSEPCPMCLSAIYWAGINKIYFGCSAEDAQKIGFRDVFLYEELKKPSNQRQLQSIQLLREEGLSILKSWEESPLKVIY from the coding sequence ATGAAGAATGAGGATAATCCTGAGTTTTGGCTGAGGCTAGCCTTTGAGCTAGCAAAATATGGTTCGGAACAAGGAGAAGGCGGACCCTTTGGAGCAGTTGTGGTGCTTCAAGGAGAAGCGATTGGCTTAGCCCATAACGAGGTGCTTTCAACTCAAGATCCAACCGCTCATGCTGAAATTCTTGCGATTCGTAGGGCAGCCAAAAAACTGGCTAAATTCGATTTAAATGGGACGATCATCTATTGTAGTAGTGAACCTTGCCCAATGTGCCTTTCGGCAATTTATTGGGCTGGGATCAATAAAATATATTTTGGTTGTTCTGCAGAAGATGCTCAAAAAATTGGGTTTCGAGATGTTTTCTTGTACGAAGAACTTAAAAAACCATCCAATCAAAGACAACTGCAATCTATCCAACTGTTAAGAGAGGAAGGACTATCTATTTTGAAAAGCTGGGAAGAGTCCCCGCTAAAAGTCATTTATTGA
- a CDS encoding c-type cytochrome: protein MKFGWLEITLFSIVLTVVISAILVRGKNWLEPGFWGVFAIVGSLVMFSVLWLLTFDTLKKISFGSNRVPSPTVINHKIGYEYDPDKKRYIPTIGEEEPFFGKQWSEKEATSLLTKGKLVIQSRNCMDCHTLLGNGAYFAPDLTKSWLDPKWETMIQPMTGMKTKEEAMAKWLQNPEYYGTWQRRMPNLKLTEAEAKAIVGYLKFMSAIDTNGFPDHFGRAPSVF, encoded by the coding sequence ATGAAATTTGGGTGGCTTGAAATCACTCTCTTTTCCATTGTCCTTACCGTGGTGATTTCAGCCATATTAGTTAGAGGAAAAAATTGGTTGGAGCCTGGATTTTGGGGGGTATTCGCCATTGTGGGCTCTCTTGTAATGTTTAGTGTTCTCTGGCTTTTAACATTTGATACATTAAAGAAGATTTCATTTGGTTCAAATAGAGTCCCCTCTCCAACGGTTATAAATCATAAAATCGGCTATGAATATGATCCAGATAAAAAGCGGTATATACCAACTATTGGGGAAGAAGAACCTTTTTTTGGGAAGCAATGGTCAGAAAAGGAAGCGACTTCCTTATTAACAAAAGGAAAATTAGTGATTCAGAGCAGAAATTGTATGGACTGTCATACCTTGTTGGGCAATGGTGCCTATTTTGCTCCTGACCTGACAAAATCTTGGCTTGATCCTAAATGGGAGACTATGATCCAACCAATGACAGGAATGAAGACAAAAGAAGAGGCTATGGCTAAATGGCTTCAAAACCCTGAATATTATGGGACATGGCAGAGAAGAATGCCTAATTTAAAGCTGACTGAAGCAGAGGCTAAAGCAATCGTTGGCTATCTTAAATTTATGTCGGCAATTGATACTAATGGGTTTCCTGATCATTTTGGCAGAGCGCCATCCGTTTTTTGA
- a CDS encoding cbb3-type cytochrome c oxidase subunit I produces MKDKNGLYESQKLAIGYWITALCLFGIQLIFGLIIAYQYIRPEFLHNLLNFSICRMIHLNTMILWLLFGFIGGIYWFLPLETEREVVGIFLGKIAFIVLTCAVGIVALVFLFVQIGKGEMLTLWLITEGREYIEAPRWADIGIVAVFSIIFFNVFASIWKAKKLKGMLWVLTVDLLAIIGFYIAGMFFSPNISVDQFWWWWVVHLWVEATWEVLVGVLVGWILMTVLGTPRKIIEGWLYLEVFLIFGTGILGLGHHYFWIGAPEYWLGIGGFFSALEPLPLVAMIVHAVYDAGVHRLKTVNKPAFFWIVAQAFGNFIGAGVWGFMHTLPQINLYSHGTQLTAAHGHLAFFGAYVATNLSLIYTALQKIRLHEGSVLDGSLWKWVFIGLILTMLGITAPLTVAGFAQTFIERAVGGSTWQAYIDGQMHPWFKESMIWRMGFGILFFVCYLLLVIDLLTIGKSSLNKTTTLSHEC; encoded by the coding sequence ATGAAAGATAAAAATGGTCTTTATGAATCCCAAAAATTAGCTATTGGTTATTGGATCACGGCTTTATGCCTTTTTGGGATCCAGCTCATTTTTGGACTGATTATTGCCTATCAATATATACGACCTGAATTTCTTCATAACCTCCTAAACTTTTCTATTTGTCGGATGATTCATCTCAACACGATGATTCTTTGGCTGCTTTTTGGTTTTATTGGAGGAATCTATTGGTTTTTACCATTGGAAACAGAAAGAGAAGTTGTAGGTATTTTTCTTGGCAAAATCGCTTTCATAGTTTTGACATGTGCTGTTGGTATTGTCGCGCTAGTCTTTTTATTTGTCCAAATAGGCAAGGGAGAGATGCTAACTCTTTGGCTTATCACTGAAGGCAGAGAATATATCGAAGCTCCAAGATGGGCTGATATTGGCATTGTTGCTGTTTTTTCAATAATATTTTTCAATGTTTTTGCATCTATTTGGAAAGCCAAAAAGCTGAAAGGAATGCTTTGGGTTTTGACAGTGGACTTACTAGCCATTATTGGATTTTACATTGCTGGAATGTTCTTCAGTCCAAATATCTCGGTGGATCAGTTTTGGTGGTGGTGGGTGGTGCATCTTTGGGTAGAAGCAACTTGGGAAGTTCTTGTTGGAGTGCTTGTTGGATGGATCCTTATGACCGTTTTAGGAACACCGAGAAAGATCATTGAGGGATGGCTGTATTTAGAAGTTTTCCTCATTTTTGGAACGGGAATTTTAGGACTGGGACACCATTATTTCTGGATTGGTGCACCCGAATATTGGTTAGGTATTGGGGGTTTTTTTTCTGCTTTAGAGCCTCTACCTCTTGTCGCAATGATTGTTCATGCGGTCTATGATGCTGGAGTCCACAGATTGAAAACAGTAAATAAACCAGCTTTTTTTTGGATTGTGGCACAAGCTTTTGGCAATTTTATAGGGGCAGGGGTATGGGGCTTTATGCATACCTTGCCCCAAATCAATCTTTACAGTCATGGCACGCAATTAACGGCTGCCCATGGACATCTTGCTTTTTTTGGTGCATATGTTGCTACTAATCTTTCTTTAATTTATACAGCTCTTCAGAAAATTCGGCTGCATGAAGGCTCTGTGCTTGATGGATCACTTTGGAAATGGGTGTTTATTGGCTTAATTTTGACTATGTTAGGAATTACTGCTCCTTTAACAGTGGCTGGTTTTGCTCAGACGTTTATTGAGCGTGCCGTTGGGGGATCGACGTGGCAGGCTTATATTGACGGCCAGATGCATCCTTGGTTTAAAGAATCGATGATATGGCGAATGGGATTTGGTATTCTGTTTTTTGTTTGTTATTTGTTACTGGTTATCGATCTATTAACTATTGGTAAAAGTTCATTAAACAAAACCACGACTCTTTCTCATGAGTGCTGA
- a CDS encoding general stress protein, with translation MPDISLSAVYSSLEDAEKALKSLEQSQFPLTRVSILAQDLSSERKVHGYITAGDIAKTGATIGGWVGGLFGILVGAAFVWVPGFGPLIVAGPLSAALLGGLEGLVAGGVAGAALGFLSGLGIQKQHILKFEEHLKAGKYLLVIRGTEEEIERAKKILEATQPLEMQVHKESP, from the coding sequence ATGCCTGATATCTCACTGAGTGCTGTCTATTCCTCTTTGGAGGATGCTGAAAAGGCTCTAAAGAGCCTGGAGCAAAGTCAATTCCCTCTTACACGAGTTTCTATTCTTGCTCAGGATCTATCCAGTGAAAGAAAAGTTCATGGCTATATCACTGCTGGAGATATAGCCAAAACGGGTGCAACTATTGGGGGATGGGTTGGCGGGCTTTTTGGTATCCTTGTTGGTGCAGCCTTTGTTTGGGTTCCAGGATTTGGTCCATTGATTGTTGCTGGTCCTCTTTCAGCAGCTTTACTTGGGGGGCTAGAAGGATTGGTTGCTGGTGGAGTTGCTGGAGCAGCTCTTGGATTTTTGTCTGGATTGGGGATACAAAAACAACATATTTTAAAATTTGAAGAACATCTCAAAGCAGGAAAATATCTTCTTGTTATTCGGGGGACTGAAGAAGAGATCGAACGGGCTAAAAAGATTCTTGAAGCGACGCAGCCGCTTGAGATGCAGGTTCATAAAGAAAGCCCATAA
- a CDS encoding IS1634 family transposase produces the protein MYLQEVRTRHKGKIYRSYIVRESYRVGKQVKTRRIANVTRLPEEAREVLAAALQKKRLVPVEGLEVQEALDYGGLAVLEEAWGRFGLDEVFANVGSERKRRLLKAMIFGRILFPSSKLALREEAQGTLLAKACGLEEKDLDEDELYRAMDELNGCWSGIEKKLYQGSQPQGASLVLYDLSSVYFEGEGPEGLAQYGYSRDHRQDRRQVLLAVATDGRGIPFHVEVLRGNRADRTTLTGLLVTLRRRFGIQEATFVFDGGMRSWWNLEILTGMELEYVTRSTRAKLLEILSRLPEDQQLWLTDRTRVLEIEQEGVRYVIAGGEWRAQRDRERRQNRIAQAEEVLRQITKATRREVNPVNLGSRVGRALQKLKAHKYFQYGVDAGGRFWWKLDQERVKEEEATDGWYLLETNLPATKASGQAVLTHYKQLAVVEAAFSELKSYLEVRPVYHWRPDRVRNHVRICFLAFWMSARLGAEWGAKGFTEEVPKVLRRLQTIRLVKLSLKGQPLIGLFSQIPPELNALLQKLDLLSLFASPPKWAM, from the coding sequence ATGTACTTGCAGGAGGTCCGCACACGCCACAAAGGGAAGATTTATCGATCCTATATTGTCCGAGAGTCCTACCGGGTGGGGAAGCAGGTGAAGACACGCCGGATCGCCAACGTGACCCGGTTGCCGGAAGAAGCTCGGGAAGTGCTGGCGGCGGCCTTGCAAAAGAAGCGTCTTGTCCCTGTAGAGGGGCTCGAAGTCCAGGAGGCACTTGATTACGGAGGATTGGCCGTTCTCGAAGAAGCCTGGGGTCGCTTTGGCCTCGATGAAGTCTTTGCCAATGTTGGCTCGGAGCGGAAACGAAGGCTTTTGAAGGCGATGATTTTTGGCCGGATTCTCTTTCCTTCCTCGAAGCTGGCCCTTCGGGAGGAAGCGCAAGGGACTCTTCTGGCCAAGGCTTGTGGGCTTGAGGAGAAGGATCTGGATGAGGACGAGCTCTACCGGGCGATGGATGAGTTGAACGGCTGTTGGAGTGGGATTGAGAAGAAGCTTTACCAAGGGAGTCAACCGCAGGGGGCGAGCCTGGTGCTCTACGATCTATCAAGTGTTTACTTCGAAGGGGAGGGCCCTGAGGGACTGGCGCAATATGGCTATAGTCGGGATCACCGGCAGGATCGGCGACAAGTTCTTCTGGCGGTGGCTACGGATGGTCGGGGGATTCCGTTCCATGTGGAAGTGCTGAGAGGGAATCGGGCGGACCGCACGACCTTGACGGGGCTCTTGGTCACGCTCAGACGGAGGTTTGGGATCCAAGAGGCGACCTTCGTCTTCGACGGGGGGATGAGGAGTTGGTGGAACTTGGAGATCCTGACTGGCATGGAGCTGGAGTACGTGACCCGGTCGACTCGGGCCAAGCTTCTGGAGATCCTCAGTCGTCTGCCCGAAGACCAGCAGCTCTGGCTAACGGACCGGACGCGGGTACTGGAGATCGAACAGGAGGGAGTGCGCTATGTCATTGCGGGAGGAGAATGGCGGGCTCAGCGGGACCGCGAACGGCGGCAAAACCGCATTGCCCAAGCAGAAGAAGTGCTCCGCCAGATCACGAAGGCGACACGCCGAGAGGTGAATCCCGTGAATCTCGGCAGCCGGGTTGGCCGAGCGCTGCAGAAGCTCAAAGCGCACAAATACTTCCAGTACGGCGTCGACGCAGGCGGCCGGTTCTGGTGGAAACTGGATCAGGAGCGGGTCAAGGAAGAAGAGGCGACTGACGGCTGGTATCTCTTGGAGACCAATCTCCCGGCGACCAAGGCTTCGGGCCAGGCGGTGCTCACCCACTATAAGCAGCTGGCTGTGGTCGAAGCCGCTTTCTCGGAGCTCAAGAGTTACCTGGAAGTCCGTCCCGTCTATCACTGGCGACCGGACCGAGTCCGCAACCATGTAAGGATCTGCTTCCTGGCCTTCTGGATGAGTGCGCGGCTCGGAGCCGAATGGGGGGCTAAGGGCTTTACCGAAGAGGTGCCCAAGGTGCTTCGGCGTCTCCAGACGATCCGCTTGGTCAAACTCTCTCTAAAAGGACAACCGCTGATTGGGCTCTTCTCTCAGATTCCCCCTGAGTTGAATGCCCTGCTTCAAAAGCTCGATCTGCTTTCCCTCTTCGCTTCTCCGCCCAAGTGGGCAATGTAG
- a CDS encoding Fe-Mn family superoxide dismutase → MATDSLKVLTDKSEVFLKKFENGIGKFSANALNKHVALYSHLLQEANSIANEFSQYLDNWPSFQNTEAAEESFKKELVTSKIGQWFSLYGKIASHELYFSSLGRNGNCEGKIKELLEINFDSVVRFKLDFKIKALYSTGWVWLIMDHYTGKLFNLSSNREDAFPFSGMSPLLAIDLAEHAYESDFGSDKEAYIEEFFNDLDWKEIEKNLPIM, encoded by the coding sequence ATGGCTACTGATTCACTGAAAGTTTTAACGGATAAGTCTGAAGTCTTTTTAAAAAAATTTGAAAATGGAATTGGGAAATTTTCTGCAAACGCTTTAAATAAGCATGTGGCTTTATACAGTCATCTTTTGCAAGAGGCTAATTCCATAGCCAATGAATTTTCCCAATATCTTGACAACTGGCCTTCTTTTCAAAACACAGAGGCAGCGGAAGAATCTTTCAAGAAAGAGCTTGTCACCTCAAAGATAGGTCAATGGTTTTCCCTTTATGGTAAGATTGCAAGCCATGAATTGTATTTCTCTTCTCTAGGCAGAAATGGAAATTGCGAAGGGAAAATCAAAGAACTCCTAGAAATCAATTTTGATTCCGTAGTGCGATTCAAGCTAGATTTTAAAATTAAGGCCCTTTATTCTACAGGCTGGGTCTGGCTGATTATGGATCATTATACTGGTAAACTCTTTAACCTATCTTCTAATAGGGAAGATGCTTTTCCATTTTCAGGTATGAGTCCTCTGCTAGCTATTGATCTTGCCGAACATGCCTATGAGTCAGACTTTGGTTCGGACAAAGAAGCTTACATTGAAGAATTTTTTAACGATCTAGATTGGAAGGAGATAGAAAAGAATCTTCCTATAATGTAA